One window from the genome of Streptomyces sp. NBC_00708 encodes:
- a CDS encoding peptide MFS transporter: protein MSHTAADAEPAQPPPADDHAFFGQPRGLMTLSGLEVWERFSFLGMQAILVLYFADTVAHGGMGMEAGTAASVSAAYGTLVYLVSVAGGWLADRILGSYRAVLYGGILIACGHYAMAVPTDAMTWVGLGLISAGTGLLKPNVATMVGKLYRTDDERRDAGFALYYMGINIGAFLGPLITGWLGDHASWHWGFSAAAFGMTLGLIQYVAGRRHLAGRKHAAEYALAPGPMRRAVLLIAVGAVVVAAVATALALAGRLTMDRFVDVLTLISVIAPVVYFVVMFRSPRVTPEERGRLRPYVVLFLASVVFNFILFQAYSTMMLLASANARTEIFGFHFPASWYASALGAFEVLLAPVVAAVWARMGPRQPHASNKIAIGVILGGLSFLLMVLPTSGHTSDTYKMAAWWIVGSYLLLGLGDILLETSGMSATTKLAPKAFASQTMALWFLSLALANGIQAQIVKLYGEVSNPAYFGVNGAVAVAAGVAVIAAAPWLKRTMHPVH, encoded by the coding sequence TTGTCCCACACAGCAGCAGACGCCGAACCGGCGCAGCCGCCCCCGGCCGACGACCACGCGTTTTTCGGCCAGCCACGGGGTCTGATGACCCTGTCCGGCCTGGAGGTGTGGGAGCGGTTCTCGTTCCTGGGCATGCAGGCGATCCTGGTCCTCTACTTCGCGGACACGGTCGCCCACGGCGGCATGGGCATGGAGGCCGGGACCGCCGCCTCCGTCTCCGCCGCGTACGGCACGCTCGTCTATCTGGTCTCGGTGGCCGGGGGCTGGCTGGCCGACCGCATCCTGGGTTCGTACCGGGCCGTGCTGTACGGCGGCATCCTGATCGCCTGCGGGCATTACGCCATGGCGGTGCCCACCGACGCGATGACCTGGGTCGGCCTCGGACTGATCAGCGCCGGTACGGGCCTGCTCAAGCCGAACGTGGCCACCATGGTCGGCAAGCTCTACCGCACGGACGACGAGCGCCGGGACGCCGGCTTCGCCCTCTATTACATGGGCATCAACATCGGCGCGTTCCTCGGCCCGCTGATCACCGGCTGGCTCGGTGACCACGCGAGCTGGCACTGGGGCTTCTCGGCCGCCGCGTTCGGTATGACGCTGGGCCTCATCCAGTACGTGGCGGGCCGCCGTCACCTGGCCGGGCGAAAGCACGCCGCCGAATACGCGCTGGCCCCCGGGCCCATGCGCCGCGCGGTCCTGCTCATCGCCGTCGGGGCCGTGGTGGTCGCGGCGGTGGCGACCGCGCTGGCCCTGGCGGGCCGGCTGACCATGGACCGGTTCGTCGACGTGCTCACCCTGATCTCGGTGATCGCGCCGGTCGTCTACTTCGTGGTGATGTTCCGCAGCCCCCGGGTCACCCCCGAGGAGCGCGGCAGGCTGCGCCCGTACGTGGTGCTGTTCCTGGCCTCCGTGGTGTTCAACTTCATCCTCTTCCAGGCGTACTCGACGATGATGCTGCTCGCGTCGGCCAACGCCCGTACCGAGATCTTCGGCTTCCACTTCCCGGCGAGCTGGTACGCCTCCGCGCTCGGCGCCTTCGAGGTGCTGCTCGCCCCGGTGGTCGCGGCCGTCTGGGCGAGGATGGGGCCGCGCCAGCCGCACGCGTCCAACAAGATCGCGATCGGGGTGATCCTCGGCGGGCTGTCGTTCCTGCTGATGGTCCTGCCCACCTCCGGGCACACCTCGGACACGTACAAGATGGCCGCCTGGTGGATCGTCGGCTCGTATCTGCTGCTCGGGCTCGGCGACATCCTGCTGGAGACCTCCGGCATGTCGGCGACCACCAAGCTCGCCCCGAAGGCGTTCGCCAGCCAGACCATGGCGCTCTGGTTCCTCTCGCTGGCCCTCGCCAACGGCATCCAGGCCCAGATCGTGAAGCTGTACGGCGAGGTGTCCAACCCCGCCTACTTCGGTGTCAATGGCGCTGTCGCGGTGGCGGCCGGTGTGGCCGTCATCGCCGCCGCCCCCTGGCTCAAGCGCACCATGCACCCCGTCCACTGA
- a CDS encoding polyprenyl synthetase family protein, which yields MTVVGPFGLSVRDQALEAGVQAGLAAVESGLLDATKSDVPFITEAAQHLVRAGGKRFRPLLAMLAAQFGDADAPGVVPAAVVVELTHLATLYHDDVMDEADVRRGVASANSRWGNSVAVLTGDFLFARASHILADLGPEAVRIQAEAFERLVTGQILETAGPRDGRDPVEHYLDVMRGKTGSLIAVACRFGAMMAGADESTTNILTQYGERLGVAFQLADDVLDIASDSHESGKTPGTDLLEGIPTLPVLHLRAQAEADGKPDDLALVELLDGDLSDPDTLNEALRLLRAHPALAQARRDTVRYAQEARATLKPLPECYAKLALEEMCDAVVHRAG from the coding sequence GTGACCGTCGTCGGGCCGTTCGGACTGAGCGTGCGGGACCAGGCTCTTGAGGCCGGTGTCCAGGCCGGTTTGGCTGCTGTCGAGTCGGGCCTGCTCGATGCCACCAAGAGCGACGTGCCGTTCATCACGGAAGCCGCCCAGCACCTGGTGCGCGCGGGCGGCAAGAGGTTCCGGCCGCTCCTTGCGATGCTGGCCGCCCAGTTCGGCGACGCCGACGCCCCGGGCGTGGTGCCCGCGGCCGTCGTCGTGGAGCTGACCCACCTCGCGACGCTGTACCACGACGACGTCATGGACGAGGCCGACGTGCGGCGCGGTGTCGCCAGCGCCAATTCCCGCTGGGGCAACTCGGTCGCCGTGCTGACCGGCGACTTCCTCTTCGCGCGCGCCTCGCACATCCTGGCCGACCTCGGCCCGGAGGCCGTCCGCATCCAGGCGGAGGCCTTCGAGCGCCTGGTCACCGGTCAGATCCTGGAGACCGCCGGCCCGCGCGACGGCCGCGACCCCGTCGAGCACTACCTCGACGTGATGCGCGGCAAGACCGGCTCGCTGATCGCCGTCGCCTGCCGCTTCGGCGCGATGATGGCCGGCGCCGACGAGTCCACGACGAACATCCTCACCCAGTACGGTGAACGGCTCGGCGTCGCCTTCCAGCTCGCCGACGACGTCCTGGACATCGCCTCCGACTCCCACGAGTCCGGCAAGACCCCCGGCACGGACCTCCTCGAAGGCATCCCGACCCTCCCCGTCCTCCACCTCCGGGCGCAGGCCGAGGCCGACGGCAAGCCGGACGACCTCGCCCTCGTCGAACTGCTCGACGGCGACCTCAGCGACCCGGACACGCTCAACGAGGCGCTGCGCCTGCTGCGCGCCCACCCGGCGCTCGCCCAGGCCCGCAGGGACACCGTCCGGTACGCCCAGGAGGCGCGGGCCACGCTGAAGCCGCTGCCCGAGTGCTACGCGAAGCTCGCGCTGGAAGAGATGTGCGACGCGGTCGTCCACCGCGCCGGCTGA
- a CDS encoding DUF2092 domain-containing protein produces the protein MAPNDSAETNGTGARGGVGRRKAARYIVPVAVAGVAAATIGLVPALASSGDPDLPKITAQELIEKIAASDTEQFSGTVKISTDLGIPSMGGMADSFLSGAAKGGDGGKDASSADPQAKLTELASGTHTLRVAADGPDKQRLSVLDDTSEYSLIHNGDQVWAYDSASNAVYHAEGKGKGKAPHGKEQTAPEGVPTTPKALAEEALKAADGTTSVTVDGTARVAGRDAYRLVLKPEQKGSTVGSVTVAVDAENGVPLKFTLRPSSGGKAVVDAGFTSVDFGKPAASSFTFTPPKGAKVTEADDAKGHEKEAREAAEKARGDLSTFEGEGAPKIIGKGWNSIAEFKTPGGAALPSEASKDVPAEAQQFLDALGDKVTGKFGSGTVFKTRLINALMTDDGRVYVGAVTKDALIAAANAG, from the coding sequence ATGGCACCGAACGACAGCGCGGAGACCAACGGCACGGGCGCCCGGGGAGGCGTCGGCCGTCGCAAGGCGGCGCGCTACATCGTCCCCGTCGCGGTGGCGGGGGTGGCGGCCGCGACGATCGGCCTGGTCCCGGCGCTCGCCAGCTCGGGCGACCCCGATCTGCCGAAGATCACCGCACAGGAACTCATCGAGAAGATCGCCGCGTCGGACACGGAGCAGTTCTCCGGCACGGTGAAGATCAGCACGGACCTCGGCATCCCGTCCATGGGCGGAATGGCCGACTCCTTCCTGTCCGGCGCGGCCAAGGGCGGCGACGGCGGCAAGGACGCGTCGAGCGCCGACCCGCAGGCCAAGCTCACCGAGCTGGCCTCCGGTACGCACACCCTGCGGGTGGCCGCCGACGGCCCCGACAAGCAGCGCCTCTCGGTCCTGGACGACACGTCCGAGTACAGCCTGATCCACAACGGCGACCAGGTCTGGGCGTACGACAGCGCGTCCAACGCGGTCTACCACGCCGAGGGCAAGGGCAAGGGCAAGGCGCCCCACGGCAAGGAGCAGACCGCCCCCGAGGGCGTCCCCACCACGCCGAAGGCCCTGGCCGAGGAGGCGCTGAAGGCCGCCGACGGCACCACGTCCGTCACGGTGGACGGCACCGCCCGGGTCGCCGGGCGCGACGCGTACCGGCTCGTCCTGAAGCCCGAGCAGAAGGGCTCCACGGTCGGTTCGGTCACCGTCGCGGTGGACGCGGAGAACGGCGTGCCGCTCAAGTTCACGCTCCGGCCCAGCAGCGGCGGCAAGGCGGTCGTCGACGCCGGTTTCACCTCGGTCGACTTCGGGAAGCCCGCCGCGTCCTCCTTCACCTTCACCCCGCCCAAGGGTGCGAAGGTCACCGAGGCGGACGACGCCAAGGGCCATGAGAAGGAGGCTCGGGAGGCCGCCGAGAAGGCCCGGGGCGACCTGAGCACGTTCGAGGGCGAAGGCGCGCCGAAGATCATCGGCAAGGGCTGGAACAGCATCGCCGAGTTCAAGACCCCCGGCGGGGCGGCCCTGCCGTCCGAGGCGTCGAAGGACGTCCCGGCGGAGGCCCAGCAGTTCCTGGACGCGCTCGGCGACAAGGTCACCGGAAAGTTCGGCTCGGGCACGGTCTTCAAGACCCGCCTGATCAACGCGCTGATGACGGACGACGGCCGCGTCTACGTGGGCGCGGTCACCAAGGACGCGCTGATCGCCGCGGCGAACGCGGGCTGA
- a CDS encoding ABC transporter ATP-binding protein, with translation MAGSDAEPIGQPGAPGTVPVIETRGLTKRYRGGQLAVDGLDLSVPGGSVFGFLGPNGSGKTTTIRMLMGLIAPTSGTASVLGRPMPDATRTVLPEVGALIEGPALYGFLSGRDNLLRYDRADPTADPRTRAARVGDALERVGLAPAAGKKARAYSLGMKQRLGLAAALLRPRRLLVLDEPTNGLDPQGMREIRALVRELAADGTTVFLSSHLLDEIEQVCTHAAVMARGRLLTQGPVAGLATGGRLAVTTPDPADAARVLKEHGVTGITLDGDRVRADAPPGTVELADLNAALVREGVRVRAFGVERASLEDAFVALTGEGFDVAG, from the coding sequence ATGGCAGGGTCCGACGCCGAGCCCATCGGGCAGCCCGGGGCACCCGGCACCGTGCCCGTCATCGAGACGCGCGGGCTGACCAAGCGCTACCGGGGCGGACAGCTCGCCGTGGACGGGCTCGACCTCAGCGTCCCCGGCGGCAGCGTCTTCGGCTTCCTCGGGCCCAACGGCTCGGGCAAGACCACCACCATCCGGATGCTCATGGGCCTGATCGCCCCGACCTCCGGCACCGCGAGCGTCCTCGGCCGCCCCATGCCGGACGCCACGCGCACGGTGCTCCCGGAGGTCGGCGCGCTGATCGAGGGCCCGGCGCTGTACGGGTTCCTGAGCGGCCGGGACAACCTCCTGCGCTACGACCGGGCCGACCCCACCGCCGACCCGCGCACCCGCGCCGCCCGGGTCGGCGACGCCCTGGAACGGGTCGGGCTCGCCCCGGCGGCCGGCAAGAAGGCGCGCGCGTACTCGCTGGGCATGAAACAGCGCCTCGGCCTCGCCGCCGCCCTCCTCCGGCCACGCCGGCTGCTCGTCCTGGACGAGCCGACCAACGGCCTGGACCCGCAGGGCATGCGCGAGATCCGCGCCCTGGTCCGCGAACTGGCGGCGGACGGCACGACGGTCTTCCTCTCCTCCCATCTCCTGGACGAGATCGAGCAGGTCTGTACGCACGCGGCGGTGATGGCCCGGGGCCGGCTCCTCACCCAGGGCCCGGTCGCGGGCCTCGCCACCGGCGGCCGGCTGGCCGTCACCACACCGGACCCGGCCGACGCCGCGCGCGTACTGAAGGAGCACGGCGTCACGGGCATCACACTGGACGGCGACCGGGTCCGCGCCGACGCCCCGCCGGGCACGGTGGAACTGGCCGATCTGAACGCGGCGCTGGTGCGGGAGGGCGTACGGGTGCGCGCCTTCGGCGTGGAACGGGCCTCGCTGGAGGACGCGTTCGTGGCTCTGACGGGAGAGGGATTCGATGTCGCAGGCTGA
- a CDS encoding ABC transporter permease, whose translation MSQAEGAAGAAGEPAEGAARDGAGGETAVRADAARSPLWTFGILRSEFATTLRRWRTLALLGVLAAVPVLIGIAVRIETADGSSAGAGGGEGGPAFLSQVTNNGLFLVFAALAATLPVFLPMAVGVIAGDAIAGEANAGTLRYLLVAPAGRTRLLLAKYAATLGFCLVATLVVAASALAVGALLFPVGEVTTISGTTIGFGEGLVRAGLVAVCVAASLTGFAALGLFVSTLTNSGIAAMAATVGLLITVQIVDTIPQLSAVHPYLFPHHWLSFSDLLRDPVRWDDVVKNLELQALYAAVFGSAAWARFTTKDITA comes from the coding sequence ATGTCGCAGGCTGAGGGGGCGGCCGGGGCCGCCGGGGAGCCGGCCGAGGGGGCCGCCCGCGACGGGGCCGGCGGTGAGACCGCCGTGCGCGCGGACGCCGCACGCAGCCCGCTGTGGACGTTCGGCATCCTCCGCTCCGAGTTCGCCACCACCCTGCGCCGCTGGCGCACGCTCGCGCTGCTGGGCGTGCTGGCCGCCGTTCCCGTACTGATCGGGATCGCGGTGCGCATCGAGACGGCCGACGGTTCGTCGGCGGGGGCCGGTGGCGGGGAGGGCGGACCGGCGTTCCTCTCCCAGGTGACCAACAACGGCCTGTTCCTGGTCTTCGCCGCGCTCGCCGCGACGCTCCCCGTCTTCCTCCCGATGGCGGTGGGCGTCATCGCGGGCGACGCGATCGCCGGCGAGGCCAACGCGGGCACCCTGCGCTATCTGCTGGTCGCCCCGGCCGGCCGGACACGGCTGCTGCTCGCCAAGTACGCCGCCACGCTGGGGTTCTGCCTGGTCGCGACGCTCGTCGTGGCCGCCTCCGCGCTGGCCGTGGGCGCGCTGCTGTTCCCGGTGGGCGAGGTCACGACGATCTCGGGGACCACGATCGGCTTCGGCGAGGGACTGGTACGGGCGGGGCTCGTCGCGGTGTGCGTGGCCGCGTCCCTGACCGGCTTCGCGGCGCTCGGCCTGTTCGTATCGACGCTCACCAACAGCGGCATCGCGGCCATGGCGGCGACGGTCGGGCTGCTGATCACCGTCCAGATCGTGGACACCATCCCGCAGCTGAGCGCGGTCCACCCCTACCTGTTCCCGCACCACTGGCTGTCCTTCTCGGACCTGCTGCGCGATCCCGTCCGCTGGGACGACGTGGTGAAGAACCTGGAGCTTCAGGCGTTGTACGCGGCGGTGTTCGGCTCGGCGGCCTGGGCCCGGTTCACGACGAAGGACATCACGGCCTGA
- a CDS encoding TetR/AcrR family transcriptional regulator, with amino-acid sequence MNTSPSSLRRSESSRRATLDAALDLCTERGYGRVTIEAIAARAGVSKKTIYRWWPSKSAVLLEAFTEMLVSATPFIDTGDIARDLRTHITGAVHVLAVPPFGPAYAGILSELHHDDELAETVRTQLIDPRFEEAVGRLRSAQEQGQIPPGADLRLAVEMLYGPVYYRHVLRKTMQDEEEVGALVDHVLRSLGAVGRPASQP; translated from the coding sequence ATGAACACATCGCCGAGTTCACTGCGCCGGAGCGAGAGCTCACGCAGGGCGACCCTGGACGCCGCCCTCGACCTCTGTACGGAGAGGGGATACGGGCGGGTCACGATCGAGGCGATCGCCGCGCGGGCGGGCGTCAGCAAGAAGACGATCTACCGCTGGTGGCCCTCGAAGAGCGCGGTGCTGCTGGAGGCGTTCACGGAGATGCTGGTGTCGGCCACGCCGTTCATCGACACCGGCGACATCGCGCGGGATCTGCGCACCCACATCACGGGCGCGGTCCACGTCCTCGCCGTACCGCCCTTCGGACCGGCGTACGCGGGCATCCTCTCGGAGCTCCACCACGACGACGAGCTGGCCGAAACGGTACGCACCCAGCTGATCGACCCCCGCTTCGAGGAGGCGGTGGGCCGGCTGCGCAGCGCCCAGGAGCAGGGCCAGATCCCACCGGGCGCGGATCTGCGCCTGGCGGTGGAGATGCTGTACGGCCCGGTGTACTACCGCCACGTCCTGCGCAAGACGATGCAGGACGAGGAGGAGGTGGGCGCGCTGGTGGACCATGTGCTGCGGTCCCTGGGGGCGGTGGGCCGGCCGGCGTCTCAGCCGTAG
- a CDS encoding Cof-type HAD-IIB family hydrolase, whose translation MPIPPAYALVATDLDGTLLRGDDTVGPRTRAALALARSAGARHLVVTGRPVPGVRELLDELGYEGLAVCGQGTQVYDAGARRTVRAVTLDREAADAALGKIEAQVGQVFAAVDQDGADGRTLIEPGYRLPHPTLPAQRTRHRDELWAAPVIKVLIRHAELSDEALTAEARAVVGDLATVTHSGPGTVELQPYGIDKGVGIALAAEELGVDPRTAIAFGDMPNDLPMFRSCGYGVAMGNAHPELRAAADEVTLSNEDDGIAVVLERLYG comes from the coding sequence ATGCCCATCCCACCCGCATATGCCCTTGTCGCCACGGACCTGGACGGCACCCTGCTGCGCGGCGACGACACCGTCGGTCCCCGGACCCGCGCCGCGCTCGCCCTGGCCCGGTCAGCCGGGGCCCGGCACCTCGTCGTCACCGGGCGGCCGGTGCCCGGCGTGCGGGAGCTGCTGGACGAGCTCGGGTACGAGGGGCTCGCCGTCTGCGGGCAGGGGACGCAGGTGTACGACGCCGGGGCGCGGCGTACCGTCCGGGCCGTCACGCTGGACCGGGAGGCGGCCGACGCGGCGCTCGGGAAGATCGAGGCCCAGGTGGGGCAGGTCTTCGCGGCCGTCGACCAGGACGGGGCCGACGGGCGCACGCTCATCGAGCCCGGCTACCGGCTGCCGCACCCCACGCTGCCCGCGCAGCGGACCCGGCACCGGGACGAGCTGTGGGCCGCACCCGTGATCAAGGTGCTCATCCGGCACGCGGAGCTGAGCGACGAGGCGCTGACCGCCGAGGCCCGCGCGGTCGTCGGGGACCTCGCCACCGTGACGCACTCCGGGCCCGGAACCGTCGAGCTCCAGCCGTACGGCATCGACAAGGGCGTCGGGATCGCGCTGGCCGCCGAGGAGCTGGGGGTGGACCCGCGCACGGCGATCGCCTTCGGTGACATGCCCAACGACCTGCCGATGTTCCGCAGCTGCGGCTACGGCGTCGCCATGGGCAACGCCCATCCCGAGCTGCGCGCGGCGGCCGACGAGGTCACCCTGTCCAACGAGGACGACGGCATAGCGGTCGTCCTGGAGCGCCTCTACGGCTGA
- a CDS encoding zinc-binding dehydrogenase produces MRRIRYEHSGGPEVLFEEDVPVPTPGPGELLVKVEAVGVTLPVVRKVRESREPVPLGGEVAGEVAALGDGVSGYAVGDRVTGLCFGHGYAEYAVLNRAMASAVPAGATAQDAVALVRSGVVALGALESARPEKGESVLVTAAASAVGHLALRLARLRGASRVVAAVGDPAKADFVRSLGADEVVTYTDESWGEPCDIVLDAVGGDLLPRAVRAVAPGGRLVAYSSGGGTIEAYDLLVGGKSVIGFQVAHIARNHPARYAGWIAELWALHSEGSLRPAVHAAFPLADAALAHAAVENRLNRGKVVLTVP; encoded by the coding sequence ATGCGGCGCATTCGGTACGAACACAGCGGCGGGCCCGAGGTGTTGTTCGAGGAGGACGTGCCCGTCCCCACGCCCGGCCCCGGCGAACTCCTCGTCAAGGTCGAGGCGGTCGGCGTCACCCTCCCCGTGGTGCGGAAGGTCCGCGAGAGCCGGGAGCCCGTCCCGCTCGGCGGCGAGGTGGCCGGTGAGGTGGCGGCGCTCGGGGACGGCGTGAGCGGGTACGCCGTCGGCGACCGGGTCACCGGGCTCTGCTTCGGGCACGGGTACGCCGAGTACGCCGTGCTGAACCGGGCGATGGCGTCCGCCGTGCCCGCCGGGGCCACCGCGCAGGATGCCGTCGCGCTCGTCCGCAGCGGTGTCGTCGCGCTCGGGGCACTGGAGTCCGCGCGGCCGGAGAAGGGCGAGTCCGTGCTCGTGACCGCCGCCGCGAGCGCGGTCGGGCACCTCGCGCTCCGGCTCGCCCGGCTGCGGGGCGCGTCCCGGGTCGTGGCGGCCGTGGGCGATCCCGCGAAGGCGGACTTCGTGCGGTCGCTCGGGGCCGACGAGGTGGTGACGTACACCGACGAGAGCTGGGGCGAGCCCTGCGACATCGTGCTGGACGCGGTGGGCGGCGACCTCCTCCCGCGAGCCGTCCGCGCGGTCGCCCCCGGCGGCCGGCTCGTCGCGTACAGCTCGGGCGGCGGCACGATCGAGGCGTACGACCTCCTCGTCGGCGGCAAGTCCGTCATCGGCTTCCAGGTGGCGCACATCGCCCGCAACCACCCCGCGCGGTACGCCGGCTGGATCGCCGAGCTGTGGGCGCTGCACAGCGAGGGAAGCCTGCGGCCCGCCGTCCACGCGGCGTTCCCGCTCGCCGACGCGGCCCTCGCCCACGCGGCCGTCGAGAACCGGCTCAACCGGGGCAAGGTCGTCCTCACCGTCCCGTAG